A segment of the Promicromonospora sukumoe genome:
GCCCCGTCGCGCAGGATCGCGCCACAGACTCTGGCCGCGATTCCGCCGCGGGGAGGCATCGCGAAACGGTCGCGGGTAGCCGTCGCAAATCCGCTCCGGTAGGCAATGTGTACTCGGAGGGCACTGGCCGGGTGGGCTGAATTCCGATCGTCCTGGACCCGCCGGATTCGGCCCGACCGGACTGTCCGGCTGGGCCAACGGAGCAGGGTCACAGGCGAACGTCGTTCAGCCCGGCCGGACTGTCCGGCTGGGCCAGCAAAGCCGAGTCACAGCCGAACGAAGTTCAGCCCACCCGGCCAGTGCCCTCCGAGTACACCTCGCCTCCCGCGCGGGCACGACGACGCCTCCGGGGCAGATCAGCCCAGTGCCTTCCGAGCACACCTCGCCTCCCGGACAGGTCCGACGATCGGCCGAGGAGGTCCGGCGATACCTCCCGGACCGGCCCGCAGACCGGCCCGGCGAGGCAGCGAGCCCCTATCCCGTCGCCTCCGCCGGGTCCCAGCCCTCCGGCAGCGGCGCGACCGGTGACACCGCCGACTTGATCTCGACGGGCTGTCCGGCCGCGGCGGCGTCCCGCACCCCTAGCAGGATGTCCAGGACGTGCGCCGCCACCGCGCCGGACGCACGCTCGGTGCCGCCGTCGCGGATCGAGCGCACCAGGTCGACGACGCCCGCGCCTCGCCCGAACTCCGGCCCCTCGGCGGGCAGCGCCGTCGGCTCCTCGGAGCCGTAGGTCCACAGGGCCGAGGCGCCGTCGAAGCCGTTGGGGTCGGGCAGCACGATCGTGCCCTCCGTGCCGTTGATCTCGACGAACCCGGCGCGGGGCAACGCGTGCTGGAACGAGAACGTCGACTGTGCCGAGCGACCCTCGCCGAACTCGATGAGGGCGGCGTAGTGGGTCGGCACCTCGACGGGGAAGACCTCGCCCGCCCGGGGTCCGCTGCCGATGGTGCGGGTGGGCCGCGAGGTGGAGGCCACGGCCTGGACCCGCGTCGCGGAGCCGAAGACGTGCACGAGCGCGGTCACGTAGTAGGGGCCCATGTCGAACAGCGGGCCGCCGCCCAGCGCGAACAGGAAGTCGGGGCTCGGGTGCCACGACTCGGGTCCGGGTACGTGGAACATCGTGGTCGCCGTCAGCGGCTCGCCGATGTCGCCGCGCGCGATCGCCCGCAGCGCCGTCTGGATGCCTGCGCCCAGCACCGTGTCCGGGGCGCTGGCGACGCGCAGGCCGCGCGCCTCGGCGTCGGCCAGCAGGACCGACGCCGCCTCCGCGTCGAGGGCGAGCGGCTTCTCGCTCCACACGTGCTTGCCCGCGGCCAGGATGCGGTGCCCGACCTCGGCGTGCACCGCCGGGACGGTGAGGTTCACGACCACGTCGATGTCGTCGCGGGCCAGCAGCTCGTCCACGCCGCCCGACGCCGGCACCCCGTACTCCTGGGCCCGCTCGGCGGCACGCGCGAGGTCGAGGTCGGCGACGAACCGGACCTCGACGTCGGCGAACCGGGTCAGGTTCTCCAGGTACTGGGTCGAGATGTTGCCCGCCCCGACGATGCCGACGCCCGCCGCGCCCGGCCGGCTCATCGGTCGTGCTCCGTCAGCCAGGCGAGCGACTGCGCGATGCCCTCGAACACGTCCCCGGCGTACGCGTCGAACTCGATCACACGCGTCGCAGACGGCGCGGCGGCGAGGATCGCGGGCACGTCCACCTCGCCCGAGCCGGCGGGCTGCTGCCGCTCGATGTCGCCGTCGAGCGTGCCGTCCTTGACATGGATCAGCCGCACGCGGTCGCCCAGGGCCGTGAGCAGTGCGGGGGCATCCGCTCCCCCGACGGCCGCCCAGTACGTGTCGACCTCCAGCACCACCTCGGGCGTCAGGTGGTCGACGAACACCTCCAGCGCGTGCCGGCCGTCGATGCGGGTGCCCAGCTCCCAGGCGTGGTTGTGGTACCCGAACGTCAGCCCGCGCTCGGCGGCGAGCACGGCCAGCGCGTTGGCCCGCTCCGCGAGCCGCGCCACCTGGTCGGCGCTCTGCCACTCCTCGGCCGGCAGGAACGGGTCGATCACGGTGCCCATCCCGAGCGCGACGGCGGCGTCGAAGATCGCCTCGGGCGTCTCGGCGGCGAGCACGGGCGCGTGGCCCGACGGCGCGGTCAGGCCCGTGGCCGCGAACGCCCGCAGGTAGTCGTCGGTGCGCTCGTGGAAGGCGTAGGGCTCCACGTGTCGGAGCCCGATCTCGGCCAGGCGCGCCACGGCGGCGTCCAGGTCGTCGGCTATCGCGTCTCGGATCGAGTAGAGCTGTACGGATGTCGGCGTCGTCGTCGGCATGGGACCCCCTCGTTCGGCAGTGAACCCGGCTCTTCGGTGAACCGCCGACGATGCTAGCGACGAAATTCTTACAGTGGAAGATTCCTTGCGATATGGGATGCGCTCACCGTGAGCCGCCAGGTCAGGCGCCCGCGCTCGTCCAGCCGGGCCTTGCGGTCGGGGGCGGCGCGGTCGAGATTGGTCTCGGCCCCGAGCATCGGCTCGACGCCGACCGACCGGTACGGGCCGTCGTCGGGCCAGCCGCCGAGGTTGCGCCACACGACCAGCGACACCGGGGCGGCGTACCCCGCCTCCACGCCCCAGCGCAGCGAGAGCCGGTCGGCGCCGTCCACGACGTCGAGCCGGTCGGTCGCGACGACGGCGCACCGGGCGGTGCCGTCGTCGGGCCCGAGCACGTCGAGCGGCACTCCCCCGCCGTCGGGCCAGGTGGTGGGCGTGATCGCGCCCGGCTCGGGCCACTCGACCACGAGGGTGTCCGGCCGGCCGGGCACCTCCAGCCGCGCCCCCGGGCCGACGTCGAGCAGCAGGTGCACCGCGTGCAGCAGGCCGGCGCCGGGCGGGCCGTCGATCGTGTAGCGGGCGCGGACCGTGCCGTCGTCGGCCCGGAGGCCACGGCTCAGGGTGAGGTCCCCGGCCCGGACGTGAGCCACGTCGTCGCCGTCGACCGCCCAGGGCCTGGACCAGACCTCGCCGTGGTCGCTCGGGCCGTTGATCGTGGGGAGGCACTCCTCGCCGCCGCCGGCGTCGACGAACGGGTCGCCGGGCCTGACCCTGGCCCTGGCGGCGGCCGGGACCCGCGGGTTACGCCAGAGCCACTCGCGCTCCGGCGTCGCCAGCGAGGTCCAGCGGCCGCCCAGGGCCGGGTCCGTCCGGACCCTGAGCGGCCGCCGCGTGCCCGACGCCGCGGCAGGCCCGGTCACACCCGGCCCGGTCACACCCGGTCCAGGACCAGCACGTCGCAGTCCTGCCAGGTCCAGCCGACCGGGAGCCCGTCGGAAGCGAGCTCCGCGCCGGACCGCACCTCGTCGCTGCCCCGCACCCGGTACCGCGCGTCCGGTTCGAGGTCGCGCAGGTACAGCGCGAGGTCGGCGTCGGCGCGCCGCCAGGCGAGCACCACGACGGCGTCGGCCCCGGTGTACTGCACCGCGCACGCCGCGTCGGCCGGGTCCCCGTGCCGCCGGGTCCGCCCGGTGTGCACCACGTGCCGGATCGAGCGGTACAGGTCTACGAACGACGCCGCCCGCTTCCGGGTCGCGTCGTCCCAGGCCAGCAGGTCCGAGCCGATGCCGAGCACCCCCGCCATGGCGACGACGAACCGGAACTCCAGGCTCGCCGGTGCGCTCTCCTGGTCGAGCAGGTCGGGCAGGTCGGTGACCCACGAGCTCATGGTCCACGCGGGCAGCACGCCCAGGAAGCCGTGCTGGATCGACAGCCGGTCGCGCGGCCCGGTCTCGTCGCTGGGCCAGACGACGTCGGTCCGGGCGAGGACGGCGTGGTCGATGCGCCCGCCGCCGCCCGCGCAGCCCTCGACGGTGACCTGCGGGAACTCGGCGCGCAGCATGTCGAGCACCCGGTAGTAGGCCTGGGTGTGCCGCCAGGACCAGTCGTCGCCGCCCGGGGCGGTGCGCCCGCCGTCGGCGATGGAGCGGTTCATGTCCCACTTGAGGTACGTGATGTCGGTGTCGGTGAGCAGCCGGCGCAGCGTGCCGAGCACCCACTCCTCGACCTCCGGCAGGCCGAGGTTGAGCATGTACTGGTGGCGCAGCGTCTCCAGGGGGCGCCCGGCCACGTGGTGCGCCCACTCAGGGTGCGCGCGG
Coding sequences within it:
- a CDS encoding Gfo/Idh/MocA family protein is translated as MSRPGAAGVGIVGAGNISTQYLENLTRFADVEVRFVADLDLARAAERAQEYGVPASGGVDELLARDDIDVVVNLTVPAVHAEVGHRILAAGKHVWSEKPLALDAEAASVLLADAEARGLRVASAPDTVLGAGIQTALRAIARGDIGEPLTATTMFHVPGPESWHPSPDFLFALGGGPLFDMGPYYVTALVHVFGSATRVQAVASTSRPTRTIGSGPRAGEVFPVEVPTHYAALIEFGEGRSAQSTFSFQHALPRAGFVEINGTEGTIVLPDPNGFDGASALWTYGSEEPTALPAEGPEFGRGAGVVDLVRSIRDGGTERASGAVAAHVLDILLGVRDAAAAGQPVEIKSAVSPVAPLPEGWDPAEATG
- a CDS encoding sugar phosphate isomerase/epimerase family protein, producing the protein MPTTTPTSVQLYSIRDAIADDLDAAVARLAEIGLRHVEPYAFHERTDDYLRAFAATGLTAPSGHAPVLAAETPEAIFDAAVALGMGTVIDPFLPAEEWQSADQVARLAERANALAVLAAERGLTFGYHNHAWELGTRIDGRHALEVFVDHLTPEVVLEVDTYWAAVGGADAPALLTALGDRVRLIHVKDGTLDGDIERQQPAGSGEVDVPAILAAAPSATRVIEFDAYAGDVFEGIAQSLAWLTEHDR